From a region of the Cucumis sativus cultivar 9930 chromosome 6, Cucumber_9930_V3, whole genome shotgun sequence genome:
- the LOC101206379 gene encoding uncharacterized protein LOC101206379 → MDSVSGCEGPAILQLQKWNPSQPQLNLAEYREAFISPTRQNLLLHSYKHEALLLPLNTGDIRCSDNFPKEYDTHLKDSGSLTFSEVSTAFRSEDAEGDVQCSNQSVVDIDTHSPTRDESSGASCNNFLGDVSSLAWGLCGDNYKKHEDYFFMEILFVSGSHGVTAHAFCEPKKTVAEAKNMVQSEFRKGRWVEWGPYPTLPQILGAQESSGSSETCGNVDENGRNQNGEMLPSSNSKCENDALLSGNSTSKRYLRSFLAKVKTIEYEDDIWTMYPEKSSVPCFTKVVSFNIFNYNLPPPNSVDNSSVNEQNWHEIILGTPGNTRSTSSDTRVLSDILSNVFGIGMNKSYKCSRVFASNSHILIGFVLKMVESVSADEDAETESRNDTLILVARAGSLGIKWVSSVEFEKSQYVSPRMEWADFCFSNDFIVCLSDSGFIFIHSALSGKHVTRIDVLQACGLDPKYLHEKQDLQMKQVDHVQDVVSCRRGSFYGTRKFRRLLSDSLSSRFAVIDTFGVMYVVSAVDHMLDHYYGSENLLGHSHNLELVKVPASWEGGGYDIGCQRNYSESLGSHSCGNGSMKNEGASLWGNSKYNVLQNIQDSKVYTGKRYKCSCLTASAPILQDQESQGGELQSCMMRKIFVSACKTNENDCFCFSPMGLTQYIRRCNTSGQNSFQVVHFDLHLKSEVHDDSCLKSQMTFIDGRKKDLVGEAVGCTSQGSLYLVTNDGLSVVLPSITVSSNSLPYESVARLQPGSLLGTTNQVKDLELKESKCPWSPWQVEVLDRVLLYESIDEADRLCSENGWDLKVVRMRRFQMTLHYLRFDELERSLEMLVDVDLEEEGILRLLFAAVHLMFQKAGNDNDISAASRLLALGTHFATRMIHQYGMAELKRNATTFNDFSSSQEISIFPDFPFRMQNELDYSRKLHEMSHFLEIIRNLHCHLSSKFKRPCQELVAGEALISDQTSQLLDEPQFVSTDVIPSGSTSQYELSFPSNDLNSNVIDGLVMMPMISGSQMDSEDLDGDSAVVPQGVFEKKVLPLENPNQMIARWKSDKLPLKNVVKDALLSGRLPLAVLQLHINHVRELIGENEPHDTFSEIRDIGRAIAYDLFLKGETGVAIATLQRLGDDIEVSLKQLLYGTINRTFRVEIAAEMEKYGYLGPFDQRMMDIILHIERLYPSSNFWKTFLSRQKANMGFPSSSNSPGENDLKTLHFHVINNTIIDCGEVDGVVLGSWPDANENSPVLEINEDNVHMGYWAAAAIWTNTWDQRTTDRILLDQSLDIGIHVTWESQLDYHICHNNWDGVSRLLDMIPVANLLDGSLQVSLDGLQTATAVGCNRESSFYGNYLYPLEELDAICLYIPNAKIFRFSTNIMCSKWLGALLEEKLARYFIFLKEYWEGTMELVPLLARAGFITPRLDEIDFMDDHINSSVGQSTSNKGGSFSVDSMQALYKVFIHHCSQYNLPFLLDLYLDHHKLAVDNNSVRSLLEAAGDCQWARWLLLSRTRGCEYDASFANARSIMSPNLVHDPNLSVRNIDEIISTVADIAEGAGEMAALATLMYAPSPIQDCLNCSGVNRHSSSSAQCTLENLRPVLQRFPTLCRALFTSAFQQDTACNFLGPKSKNALSEYLHWRNIIFLSAGRDTSLLHMLPCWFPKTVRRLLQLYVQGPLGWQSVSGLPTGQTIWERDVYFFMNDDEHSEISPISWEATIQKHIEDELYDSSLKETGLGLEHNLHRGRALSAFNHLLAARVQKLKSEVQSSSAPGHSNVQLDLQTLFAPLTPGEQSLLSSIIPLAITHFENSVLVASCAFLLELGGLSASMLRVDVAALRRISTFYKSGQSFENFRQLSPKGSAFHPVPLESDKIENLARALADEYLHQESSGVKRSKGSSDSEPPKRCPHVLLFVLQHLEEVSLPQVVDGNSCGSWLSSGKGDGTELRNQQKAASHYWNLVTVFCRMHSLPLSSKYLALLARDNDWVGFLTEAHVGGYPFDTVIQVASREFSDPRLKIHILTVLKAVQLRKSSGPSSHYDTEEKKGQTTFLDGKMYVPVELFTILAECEKKKNPGKALLIRAEELSWSILAMIASCFSDVSPLSCLTVWLEITAARETTSIKVNDIASQIAENVGAAVEATNTLPVGCRSPAFHYCRKNPKRRRTVVFISEEQSVGVMSDNSSASAGVSTNVSGDCIVKEEGKVVQERQPISVSYDSDEAASSLSKMVSVLCEQQLYLPLLRAFEMFLPSCSLLSFIRALQAFSQMRLAEASAHLGSFSVRVKDEASYSHSNVEGEENIGTSWTGSTAVKAANAVLSVCPSPYERRCLLKLLAASDFGDGGFAATYYRRLYWKIDLAEPLLRIDDGLHLGNEALDDSSLLTALENNGHWEQARNWAKQLEASGGSWKSASHHVTETQAESMVAEWKEFLWDVQEERVALWGHCQALFVRYSFPALQAGLFFLKHAEAVEKDLPAKELHELLLLSLQWLSGMFTMSNPVYPLHLLREIETKVWLLAVESEAELKNERDLNISGSSRECISRNSSSIIDSTANMISKMDKHISTMKNKNIDKHEARENSQTHHKGQILDAGISTAGGGNTKAKRRTKGSMLLRRSVVDSTDMNTNPEDGYISSNFKNDLQSQDENSKMDTSFSGWEERVGPAEADRAVLSLLEFGQITAAKQLQQKLSPGQVPSEFLLVDASFKLAALSTPNREVSMSMVDDDLSSVILSNNIPVDRYLNPLQVLEILATIFAEGSGRGLCKRVIAVVKAANVLGLSFSEAYNKQPIELLQLLSLKAQESFEEANLLVQTHSMPAASIAQILAESFLKGLLAAHRGGYMDSQKDEGPAPLLWRFSDFLKWSELCPSEPEIGHALMRLVITGQEIPHACEVELLILSHHFYKSSACLDGVDVLVALAATRVEAYVAEGDFPCLARLITGVGNFYALSFILGILIENGQLELLLQKFSAAVNTSAGSAEAVRGFRIAVLTSLKHFNPNDLDAFAKVYSHFDMKHETAALLESQAEQSCEMWFRRYDKDQNEDLLDAMHYYIKAAEVYSSIDAGNKTRRSCAQSSLVSLQIRMPDFKWLFQTETNARRALVEQSRFQEALIVAEAYDLDQPSEWALVIWNQMLKPEILEEFVAEFVTVLPLHPSMLTDIARFYRSEVAARGDQSQFSVWLTGGGLPAEWAKYLGRSFRCLLKRTRDLRLRLQLAQLATGFLDVINACTKALDKVPENAGPLVLRKGHGGTYLPLM, encoded by the exons ATGGACTCGGTTTCAGGTTGTGAAGGTCCTGCCATTTTGCAGCTGCAGAAGTGGAATCCTTCACAGCCTCAACTCAACCTCGCAGAGTATCGGGAAGCTTTTATTTCTCCAACGAGGCAAAATTTGTTATTGCATTCATACAAACATGAAGCTTTGCTTCTTCCTCTAAATACAG GGGACATTAGGTGTAGTGATAACTTCCCAAAGGAATATGATACCCACTTAAAAGATTCAGGATCATTAACTTTCTCAGAAGTGTCAACTGCATTTAGATCAGAAGATGCAGAAGGTGACGTACAATGCTCTAACCAATCAGTTGTTGATATTGATACGCATTCTCCTACCAGAGATGAATCTTCAGGGGCTAGTTGTAACAACTTCCTTGGTGATGTAAGTTCACTTGCTTGGGGGCTTTGTGGAGATAACTATAAGAAGCAcgaagattatttttttatggaaattttatttgtatctGGAAGTCATGGTGTCACTGCTCATGCTTTTTGTGAACCGAAAAAAACAGTTGCAGAGGCTAAAAATATGGTCCAGTCTGAGTTTCGGAAAGGAAGATGGGTGGAATGGGGACCTTATCCAACGTTACCACAAATTTTGGGGGCCCAAGAAAGTTCTGGTTCTAGTGAAACCTGTGGAAATGTCGATGAAAATGGGAGGAATCAGAATGGGGAAATGTTGCCTAGTTCAAACTCTAAGTGTGAGAATGATGCACTGTTGTCAGGAAATAGCACATCAAAGAGATATTTACGATCATTTCTTGCAAAAGTTAAGACTATTGAGTATGAAGATGACATTTGGACTATGTACCCGGAAAAATCCTCAGTTCCTTGCTTTACAAAGGTGgtttcatttaatatatttaattataaccTGCCGCCCCCAAATTCTGTTGATAACTCTTCTGTTAATGAACAGAACTGGCATGAAATAATTCTTGGAACACCTGGTAATACAAGGTCTACTTCATCTGACACACGTGTTTTATCTGACATTTTATCCAATGTATTTGGCATTGGCATGAATAAATCATACAAATGTTCCAGAGTATTTGCTAGCAACTCACATATTTTAATTGGATTTGTCTTAAAGATGGTGGAATCAGTGTCTGCTGATGAAGATGCTGAAACTGAAAGCAGAAATGATACCTTAATTCTTGTTGCTAGAGCTGGAAGTTTGGGAATTAAGTGGGTTTCTTCTGTAGAATTTGAGAAAAGCCAATATGTTTCACCAAGGATGGAGTGGGCAGATTTCTGCTTTTCAAATGACTTTATAGTGTGTTTAAGTGACTCCGGTTTTATTTTCATACACTCTGCCTTGTCTGGCAAGCATGTTACGCGTATAGATGTTTTACAGGCTTGTGGGCTTGATCCTAAGTACTTACATGAGAAACAGGATTTGCAAATGAAACAAGTAGATCATGTCCAGGATGTTGTATCCTGTAGAAGGGGTAGTTTTTATGGCACAAGAAAATTTAGAAGGTTGTTATCAGATTCTCTTTCCTCACGTTTTGCTGTGATCGATACATTTGGTGTAATGTATGTTGTTTCTGCTGTTGACCATATGTTAGACCACTATTATGGATCTGAAAATTTGCTTGGACATTCTCACAATCTTGAACTTGTGAAGGTTCCAGCTAGTTGGGAGGGTGGTGGTTATGACATAGGCTGCCAGAGAAACTATTCTGAATCACTGGGGTCTCATTCATGTGGAAATGGttctatgaaaaatgaaggtgCTTCACTTTGGGGTAATTCTAAATATAATGTGCTTCAGAATATCCAGGACTCAAAGGTTTATACGGGTAAAAGATATAAATGCTCTTGTTTAACTGCTTCTGCTCCGATTTTACAAGATCAGGAGTCCCAGGGTGGCGAATTACAGTCTTGCATGATGCGGAAGATATTTGTTTCTGCTTGTAAAACTAATGAAAATGATTGCTTCTGCTTCTCCCCTATGGGACTTACTCAATACATTAGAAGATGTAATACAAGTGGCCAAAATTCCTTTCAAGTTGTCCATTTTGATCTCCATCTGAAGTCTGAAGTCCATGATGATAGCTGCTTGAAATCCCAAATGACTTTTATTgatggaaggaaaaaagatcTTGTTGGAGAGGCAGTTGGTTGCACTTCACAGGGATCTCTTTATTTGGTGACAAACGACGGTCTTTCCGTGGTTTTGCCTTCTATCACTGTTTCCTCAAATTCTCTGCCTTATGAGTCTGTTGCCAGGTTGCAACCTGGCAGTCTTCTTGGCACTACCAACCAAGTAAAAGACTTGGAGCTCAAAGAATCTAAGTGTCCATGGTCACCCTGGCAAGTTGAAGTTTTGGATAGGGTTCTTCTATATGAAAGCATAGATGAGGCAGATCGCCTATGTTCTGAGAATG GGTGGGACTTGAAAGTTGTGCGGATGCGTCGGTTTCAAATGACATTGCATTATTTGAGATTTGATGAACTGGAGCG ATCTCTAGAAATGCTTGTGGATGttgatttggaagaagaaggaattcTGAGATTACTCTTTGCTGCCGTACATCTAATGTTTCAAAAAGCTGgtaatgataatgatatttCAGCCGCATCAAG GCTTCTTGCACTTGGCACACACTTTGCGACAAGGATGATTCATCAATATGGGATGGCTGAGCTCAAGAGAAATGCTACTACGTTTAATGATTTCAGTAGCAGCCAAGAAATTTCCATTTTCCCGGATTTTCCTTTTCGAATGCAAAATGAATTGGACtattcaagaaaacttcatGAGATGTCTCACTTTTTGGAGATAATAAGAAATCTGCATTGTCATCttagttcaaaatttaagagGCCATGTCAGGAATTG GTAGCTGGGGAGGCATTGATATCGGACCAAACCAGTCAGTTGCTGGATGAGCCTCAGTTTGTTTCTACAGATGTGATACCATCAGGGAGTACAAGTCAATATGAACTTTCATTTCCTTCAAATGATTTGAACTCTAACGTCATAGATGGCCTTGTCATGATGCCCATGATTTCTGGATCCCAAATGGATTCAGAAGATTTAGATGGAGATTCAGCTGTTGTACCACAAGGAGTCTTTGAAAAGAAAGTCCTTCCATTGGAGAATCCTAATCAGATGATTGCACGTTGGAAGTCAGATAAGCTACCacttaaaaatgttgttaaagACGCTCTTCTCTCTGGACGTCTTCCTTTGGCTGTTCTTCAACTACACATTAATCACGTGAGAGAATTAATTGGAGAGAATGAACCTCATGATACGTTCTCTGAAATTCGCGACATTGGAAGGGCTATTGCTTATGATCTCTTCCTAAAG GGTGAGACTGGGGTTGCCATTGCTACACTGCAGAGACTTGGAGATGACATTGAAGTTAGTCTCAAACAGTTGTTGTATGGTACAATTAACAGAACTTTTCGAGTGGAAATTGCAGCGGAGATGGAAAAATATGGTTATCTGGGGCCATTTGACCAAAGGATGAtggatataatattacatattGAG AGGCTCTACCCAAGCAGTAATTTCTGGAAAACATTTCTGAGCAGGCAGAAAGCAAATATGGGATTCCCATCAAGTTCTAACAGCCCAGGAGAAAATGATTTGAAGACATTGCATTTCCATGTAATCAACAATACTATCATTGATTGTGGTGAGGTTGATGGTGTTGTTTTAGGTTCGTGGCCTGATGCAAATGAGAACTCTCCCGTCCTGGAGATCAATGAAGATAATGTTCATATGGGATATTGGGCGGCAGCTGCAATTTGGACAAACACGTGGGATCAACGTACAACCGATCGT ATATTACTGGATCAATCTTTGGATATTGGTATCCATGTGACGTGGGAATCCCAACTCGATTATCATATATGCCACAATAACTGGGATGGAGTATCAAGACTTCTCGACATGATTCCTGTTGCTAATTTGTTGGATGGGAGTCTCCAAGTAAGCTTAGACGGTTTGCAGACAGCTACAGCAGTTGGGTGCAACAGAGAGTCTTCTTTTTACGGCAATTATTTGTACCCTCTTGAGGAGTTGGATGCTATTTGCTTGTATATTCCCAACgccaaaattttcagattctcAACTAATATTATGTGCTCCAAATGGTTGGGTGCGCTCTTGGAGGAGAAGCTTGCAaggtattttatatttctgaAGGAATATTGGGAAGGCACAATGGAGCTGGTACCTCTTCTTGCCCGTGCTGGCTTCATTACACCCAGACTTGATGAGATTGATTTTATGGATGATCACATCAACAGTTCAGTTGGCCAAAGTACCTCAAACAAGGGGGGATCATTTTCTGTTGATTCTATGCAAGCattatataaagtttttataCATCATTGTTCACAGTATAATTTGCCCTTTCTTCTGGACCTTTATCTCGACCATCATAAACTGGCTGTCGATAATAATTCAGTTCGTTCGCTACTGGAAGCTGCA GGAGATTGTCAATGGGCCAGATGGCTACTTCTGTCGAGGACCAGGGGCTGTGAATATGATGCATCATTTGCTAATGCTCGCTCAATAATGTCACCTAATTTAGTTCATGATCCTAATCTCAGTGTTCGAAATATTGATGAGATTATTTCCACTGTTGCTGACATTGCTGAAGGAGCAGGAGAAATGGCAGCCCTAGCAACTCTAATGTATGCTCCTTCCCCGATCCAAGATTGTTTGAATTGCAGTGGTGTAAACAGACACAGTAGCTCGTCAGCCCAATGTACTCTTGAAAACCTTAGGCCAGTCCTGCAACGATTCCCTACATTGTGCCGTGCCCTATTTACATCAGCTTTCCAGCAAGATACAGCTTGCAATTTCTTGGGTCCGAAATCAAAGAATG CTTTATCAGAATATCTACATTGGCGcaacataatatttttatctGCTGGACGTGACACTTCACTTTTGCATATGCTACCATGCTGGTTTCCAAAGACAGTTAGGAGATTGCTTCAGCTCTATGTTCAG GGTCCTCTTGGATGGCAGTCAGTCTCAGGTTTGCCAACAGGGCAGACAATATGGGAGAGGGATGTGTATTTTTTCATGAATGACGATGAACATTCTGAAATCAGTCCAATCTCTTGGGAAGCAACGATTCAGAAGCACATTGAAGATGAGCTATATGATTCATCTCTCAAG GAAACTGGACTTGGGCTGGAGCACAATTTGCATCGTGGACGTGCATTATCAGCTTTTAACCATCTTCTTGCTGCTAGAGTTCAGAAACTAAAATCAGAGGTTCAATCAAGTTCAGCACCTGGACATTCAAATGTACAGTTGGATCTACAGACACTGTTTGCACCTTTGACACCAGGGGAGCAGtcccttctttcttct ATTATTCCACTTGCCATTACACATTTTGAGAACTCTGTGTTAGTTGCTTCATGTGCCTTTCTCCTGGAGCTAGGTGGTCTATCTGCCAGTATGCTCCGTGTGGATGTAGCAGCTTTAAGAAGAATATCTACATTTTACAAGTCTGGGCAATCCTTTGAGAATTTCAGGCAACTTTCACCGAAGGGTTCTGCTTTTCATCCAGTTCCCTTAGAATCTGATAAAATAGAGAATCTTGCTCGAGCTCTAGCTGATGAGTATCTGCACCAGGAAAGTTCAGGTGTTAAAAGATCAAAGGGAAGTTCTGATTCAGAACCTCCAAAACGTTGTCCACATGTGCTTTTGTTCGTTCTACAGCATTTGGAAGAGGTTAGTCTTCCCCAAGTGGTCGATGGAAATTCATGTGGATCATGGCTATCAAGTGGTAAAGGTGATGGGACTGAGCTTAGAAATCAGCAAAAAGCTGCAAGCCATTACTGGAATTTAGTTACAGTCTTTTGCCGGATGCATAGCCTTCCTCTAAGTTCTAAGTATCTTGCTTTGTTAGCCAGAGACAATGACTGG GTTGGATTTTTAACTGAGGCTCACGTTGGTGGGTACCCTTTCGACACAGTTATCCAAGTT gCCTCAAGGGAGTTCAGTGATCCGCGTCTGAAAATCCATATATTGACCGTATTGAAGGCTGTACAATTAAGGAAAAGCTCCGGCCCTTCATCACACTATGACactgaagagaaaaaaggcCAAACCACCTTTTTAGATGGAAAGATGTATGTTCCTGTTGAgctttttacaattttagcTGAAtgtgagaagaagaaaaaccctGGAAAAGCTCTCTTGATAAGGGCAGAGGAGTTGTCCTGGTCTATTTTGGCAATGATTGCTTCTTGCTTCTCGGATGTTTCTCCATTATCCTGTCTTACTGTTTGGCTAGAAATTACTGCAGCAAG GGAAACTACATCCATTAAGGTAAATGATATTGCTTCCCAGATTGCAGAAAATGTTGGGGCAGCAGTAGAAGCTACCAATACTTTGCCAGTTGGGTGTAGATCGCCTGCATTTCATTACTGCCGGAAAAATCCCAAACGGAGGCGAACTGTGGTTTTCATTTCTGAGGAACAGTCTGTTGGAGTGATGTCTGATAATAGCAGTGCTTCAGCAGGGGTATCAACTAATGTTTCAGGCGACTGTATTgtaaaggaagaaggaaaggtGGTTCAGGAACGCCAACCTATTTCTGTTTCATATGATTCAGATGAAGCAGCATCATCTCTGTCCAAGATGGTTTCTGTTCTTTGTGAACAGCAGCTATACTTGCCTCTCTTGAGGGCTTTTGAGATGTTCCTTCCTTCATGTTCTCTGCTATCATTCATCCGTGCACTTCAG GCATTTTCGCAAATGCGTTTAGCTGAAGCTTCAGCCCATTTAGGTTCTTTTTCGGTACGAGTTAAGGATGAAGCAAGCTATTCGCATTCAAATGTCgagggagaagaaaatattgggACATCATGGACTGGGTCCACTGCCGTCAAGGCTGCCAATGCTGTACTGTCTGTTTGTCCATCTCCATATGAAAGAAGATGCCTACTGAAACTTCTAGCTGCAAGTGATTTTGGTGATGGAGGATTTGCTGCCACATATTATCGACGACTATATTGGAAAATCGATTTAGCAGAGCCTTTGTTACGTATAGATGATGGCCTGCACCTTGGAAATGAGGCTCTAGATGACTCATCACTTTTAACAGCGCTAGAAAATAATGGACATTGGGAGCAAGCGCGCAATTGGGCAAAGCAACTGGAAGCTAGTGGGGGTTCTTGGAAATCAGCTAGTCATCATGTCACGGAAACTCAG GCCGAATCTATGGTAGCAGAATGGAAGGAATTCTTGTGGGATGTTCAAGAAGAGAGAGTTGCATTGTGGGGTCACTGCCAGGCACTCTTTGTTAGATATTCCTTTCCTGCTCTACAG GCTGGATTGTTTTTCCTCAAACATGCAGAAGCTGTGGAGAAAGATCTTCCAGCTAAGGAGCTTCATGAACTATTATTACTTTCCTTGCAATGGTTAAGTGGGATGTTTACTATGTCCAATCC GGTTTATCCATTGCATCTTCTACGAGAAATTGAAACCAAGGTTTGGCTGCTGGCGGTAGAATCAGAAGCTGAACTGAAAAATGAACGGGACCTGAACATTAGTGGCTCCAGCCGAGAATGTATATCTAGGAATAGCTCAAGTATTATCGACTCGACTGCAAATATGATATCAAAAATGGATAAACATATAAGCAcaatgaagaataaaaatattgataaacacGAGGCAAGAGAAAACAGCCAGACTCATCATAAAGGTCAAATTTTAGATGCTGGTATTTCAACTGCAGGAGGGGGGAATACAAAGGCGAAGAGGAGGACCAAAGGTTCCATGCTATTACGGCGGTCTGTTGTGGACTCTACAGACATGAACACGAACCCTGAAGATGGATATATTTCGTCCAATTTTAAGAATGACTTGCAGTCACAAGATGAAAACTCAAAAATGGACACATCATTTTCAGGCTGGGAAGAAAGGGTTGGACCTGCAGAGGCGGATAGAGCTGTTCTTTCATTGCTAGAGTTTGGACAAATTACGGCTGCCAAGCAGCTTCAACAAAAGCTGTCTCCTGGGCAAGTACCTTCAGAATTCCTTCTTGTGGATGCTTCTTTTAAGCTTGCAGCTCTATCAACCCCCAATCGTGAAGTTTCAATGTCTATGGTTGATGATGATTTGAGTTCAGTTATTCTTTCGAATAATATTCCAGTTGATCGGTATCTCAACCCATTGCAG GTTTTGGAGATTTTAGCAACAATTTTTGCTGAAGGTAGTGGACGTGGGCTTTGTAAAAGAGTAATTGCAGTCGTAAAAGCTGCAAATGTTTTGGGACTATCGTTTTCAGAGGCATATAACAAACAGCCGATTGAATTATTACAGCTGCTCTCTCTCAAGGCACAAGAGTCATTTGAGGAGGCAAATTTACTCGTACAGACTCACTCCATGCCTGCTGCTAGTATTGCTCAAATTCTTGCAGAATCCTTTCTCAAG GGCTTATTGGCTGCGCATCGTGGAGGTTATATGGATTCCCAGAAAGATGAAGGACCTGCTCCTCTACTGTGGAGATTCTCCGACTTCTTGAAGTGGTCAGAACTTTGTCCTTCTGAACCAGAGATTGGACATGCATTAATGCGTTTAGTAATTACTGGACAAGAGATACCACATGCCTGTGAG GTTGAGCTATTAATTTTGTCTCACCACTTCTACAAATCATCGGCCTGCCTCGATGGGGTGGATGTTCTTGTTGCTCTTGCTGCCACTAGAGTTGAGGCTTATGTAGCTGAGGGTGATTTTCCATGTTTAGCTCGACTGATAACTGGAGTTGGAAACTTCTACGCCCTTAGCTTTATTCTTGGCATTCTAATCGAGAATGGCCAACTAgagcttcttcttcaaaagTTTTCAGCTGCTGTGAATACAAGTGCAGGCAGTGCTGAGGCTGTCAGGGGTTTTCGTATTGCCGTTCTTACATCCCTCAAACATTTTAACCCCAATGATCTTGATGCATTTGCTAAG GTCTACAGCCATTTTGACATGAAGCATGAAACGGCTGCTCTTTTGGAGTCACAGGCAGAGCAATCTTGTGAGATGTGGTTCCGCCGCTATGACAAGGACCAGAACGAAGACCTTTTAGATGCCATGCATTACTATATTAAAGCTGCTGAAGTTTACTCTTCCATTGATGCTGGCAACAAGACTCGCAGATCCTGTGCACAGTCTTCTCTAGTGTCTCTTCAAATTAGGATGCCCGACTTTAAGTGGCTCTTCCAGACGGAAACCAATGCCAGAAGAGCTCTTGTTGAGCAATCAAGATTCCAAGAGGCATTAATTGTTGCTGAAGCATATGATCTCGACCAGCCGAGCGAGTGGGCTTTAGTCATTTGGAATCAGATGCTTAAACCAGAGATTCTAGAAGAATTTGTGGCTGAATTTGTGACCGTGCTTCCACTCCATCCTTCAATGTTAACTGACATTGCAAGATTTTATAGGTCAGAAGTTGCTGCCCGTGGGGACCAATCACAATTCTCCGTCTGGCTAACTGGAGGAGGGTTGCCCGCAGAGTGGGCAAAATATTTGGGAAGATCATTTAGATGCTTGTTGAAAAGAACTCGGGATTTGAGGCTCCGTTTGCAACTAGCTCAACTTGCAACCGGTTTTTTGGATGTTATTAATGCTTGCACAAAAGCGCTTGATAAGGTACCTGAAAATGCTGGCCCTCTTGTGCTTAGGAAAGGGCATGGCGGTACGTATCTTCCACTGATGTGA
- the LOC101206143 gene encoding glucan endo-1,3-beta-glucosidase 8, protein MAGVSMVPAVWAAVMTLGAVFSVVEGAGIGVNWGILSSHPLRPNIVVKLLKDNGIKKVKLFDSDAWTVSSLSGSKIETIIGIPNDQLKKFAKSYDDAKDWVKENVTSHMFEGGVDLRYVSVGNEAFLTAYNGSFVKVTFPAMQNIQKAIDAAGHGKKIKVTTALNADVYESSTNLPSDGEFRPDIYSTMKDIVHFLDRNKAPFMVNIYPFLSLYQNPNFPLDYAFFDGGGKATNDKDKSYTNVFDANYDTLIWSLKKLGVSDMKIIVGEVGWPTDGNKFANVNLAKRFYDGLFKKLASGDGTPMRPKEKFEVYLFGLLDEDMKSVLPGFFERHWGIFQFDGKPKFPMDSSGKGNDKMLVAAKGVQYLEKKWCVLKKNVKVFDNISPQVDYACSLSDCTSLGYGSSCNNLDRRGNISYAFNMYYQMQDQSVEACVFNGSAEIVKNNASVGSCLFPIQIVSAGERLKAAAAAMVGLVLSLFALRL, encoded by the exons ATGGCCGGGGTATCGATGGTCCCCGCCGTGTGGGCGGCCGTAATGACATTGGGGGCGGTGTTTTCGGTGGTTGAAGGGGCCGGAATCGGGGTGAATTGGGGAATATTGTCATCGCACCCACTGCGTCCGAACATTGTGGTGAAATTGCTGAAAGATAATGGAATTAAAAAAGTGAAACTGTTCGATTCGGATGCATGGACTGTGAGTTCGTTGAGTGGTTCAAAAATTGAAACGATCATTGGAATCCCTAACGATCAGCTTAAGAAATTTGCGAAAAGTTACGATGACGCTAAAGATTGGGTTAAAGAAAACGTTACCTCTCACATGTTTGAAGGCGGTGTTGATCTCAG GTACGTGTCTGTGGGAAACGAAGCTTTCTTGACGGCTTACAATGGATCCTTCGTGAAGGTCACTTTTCCGGCAATGCAAAACATACAGAAAGCTATCGACGCCGCTGGACATGGCAAAAAAATCAAGGTCACGACTGCTCTCAACGCCGACGTCTATGAATCCAGTACCAACTTACCTTCTGACGGCGAATTCCGACCAGACATTTACAGCACAATGAAGGATATAGTCCACTTCCTCGACCGCAACAAAGCCCCTTTCATGGTCAACATTTACCCTTTCCTCAGTCTTTACCAGAACCCTAATTTCCCCCTCGATTACGCATTCTTTGACGGCGGCGGTAAGGCCACCAACGACAAGGACAAATCCTATACCAACGTCTTCGACGCCAATTACGACACACTCATTTGGTCCTTGAAGAAACTCGGCGTCTCCGACATGAAAATTATCGTCGGAGAAGTCGGCTGGCCGACGGACGGCAACAAATTCGCGAATGTAAACCTTGCGAAACGATTCTACGATGGGCTGTTCAAGAAATTGGCCTCCGGCGATGGAACTCCGATGAGGCCGAAGGAGAAATTCGAGGTTTATTTGTTCGGACTTCTAGATGAGGACATGAAAAGCGTTCTCCCAGGGTTTTTCGAGCGACATTGGGGGATTTTCCAGTTCGACGGAAAACCTAAGTTTCCGATGGATTCCTCGGGGAAAGGGAACGACAAAATGCTGGTGGCGGCGAAAGGAGTGCagtatttggagaaaaaatggTGCGTTTTGAAGAAGAATGTGAAAGTTTTTGATAATATTTCGCCGCAGGTGGATTACGCTTGTAGTCTTTCGGATTGTACGAGTTTGGGATATGGATCATCGTGCAACAATTTGGATAGGCGAGGGAATATTTCGTATGCGTTCAATATGTATTACCAGATGCAGGATCAGAGTGTGGAGGCCTGCGTTTTCAATGGATCGGCCGagattgtaaaaaataatgcTTCGGTTGGAAGCTGCTTGTTTCCGATCCAGATTGTGAGCGCCGGAGAGAGGTTGAAGGCGGCAGCGGCGGCCATGGTTGGGCTTGTGTTGAGCTTGTTTGCGTTACGGCTTTGA